From Pirellulales bacterium, one genomic window encodes:
- a CDS encoding sterol desaturase family protein: MDWQAIGIGAAWAACGFVFASFVEYWGHRWMHVITWGPGKSHREHHARGTAQGVLLEFWDYFKYAWLLMWPPFLISPSAGIGWVVGANAFIFMSAFGHQLQHENPKRCFWMPRPVHYMHHAHNQWHHNFGMALDLWDRVFGTYKPMEWENHLQPEQVASQRHVWQINWLWGGNAEADQRMAEERRRKMEDRVQLAVATQDEGQMTSE; encoded by the coding sequence ATGGATTGGCAGGCCATTGGCATAGGCGCAGCATGGGCAGCCTGCGGCTTCGTCTTCGCCAGCTTCGTCGAATATTGGGGCCATCGTTGGATGCACGTGATCACCTGGGGGCCCGGCAAATCTCACCGCGAGCACCATGCCCGCGGCACCGCACAAGGCGTGTTGTTGGAATTTTGGGACTACTTCAAATATGCCTGGCTGCTGATGTGGCCGCCATTTTTGATTTCGCCGTCCGCTGGAATTGGCTGGGTGGTCGGCGCCAATGCGTTTATTTTTATGTCCGCCTTTGGCCACCAATTGCAACATGAAAACCCCAAACGCTGCTTTTGGATGCCCCGGCCCGTGCATTACATGCACCATGCCCATAACCAGTGGCACCATAATTTTGGGATGGCGCTCGATTTGTGGGATCGGGTGTTCGGCACGTATAAACCGATGGAATGGGAGAACCATTTGCAACCGGAACAAGTCGCGTCCCAGCGGCACGTCTGGCAAATCAATTGGCTGTGGGGAGGCAATGCGGAAGCCGACCAGCGCATGGCCGAGGAACGGCGAAGAAAAATGGAAGATCGAGTTCAGTTGGCGGTAGCAACCCAAGATGAAGGCCAAATGACGTCGGAATAA
- a CDS encoding DUF4931 domain-containing protein, giving the protein MSDFRRNPITGQWVIIAENRAQRPQQVEVQQVVRADVACPFCEGCEHSTPSEVFALRAAGSQPNGPGWRVRVVPNKYPALEASASSAANLNREIIPPQSKPDEPIDRAAAAGRHEIIIESPRHLCSVAELNDAQFTEVVEVYHQRLATLRQSKQFRSAVIFKNGGPSAGATLAHVHSQLMAFENNSPQFGDRLSNFQSYYEQQGSCPVCDMSCEVSIDPRRLVAQTSNFVAYCPFASRHAYETWIVPLAHASHFDAQAVESLPELAALLRAVLVKLQRIVKLPAYNYILHTAPFDTVVNGHYHWHIEILPRTSNLAGFELGTGCYINAVLPEQAAAELRKAE; this is encoded by the coding sequence ATGTCTGATTTCCGCCGCAATCCGATCACCGGCCAGTGGGTGATTATCGCGGAAAACCGAGCCCAGCGGCCGCAGCAGGTAGAAGTACAACAAGTGGTTCGGGCCGACGTCGCCTGTCCCTTCTGCGAAGGATGCGAACATTCCACGCCGAGCGAAGTATTCGCGCTGCGGGCTGCCGGCAGTCAACCCAACGGGCCGGGTTGGCGAGTGCGCGTGGTGCCTAATAAATATCCGGCGCTGGAGGCAAGCGCAAGCTCGGCGGCGAATTTGAACCGCGAAATCATCCCGCCGCAGAGCAAGCCGGATGAACCAATTGATCGTGCAGCCGCTGCCGGCCGTCATGAAATCATCATTGAATCGCCGCGCCATCTGTGCAGCGTCGCCGAATTGAATGACGCACAATTCACGGAAGTTGTGGAGGTATATCATCAACGGCTGGCCACGCTGCGGCAATCGAAACAATTTCGCTCTGCGGTGATCTTCAAAAACGGCGGGCCTTCGGCCGGGGCGACGCTCGCCCACGTGCACAGCCAATTGATGGCATTCGAAAACAACTCGCCCCAATTCGGCGATCGATTATCGAATTTTCAAAGTTACTACGAGCAGCAAGGCAGTTGCCCGGTGTGTGACATGTCCTGCGAAGTGTCTATCGATCCCCGTCGGCTGGTGGCTCAAACATCGAATTTTGTTGCCTATTGCCCATTTGCCTCTCGGCATGCATACGAAACGTGGATAGTGCCGCTGGCGCATGCTTCCCATTTCGATGCCCAAGCAGTCGAAAGCTTGCCGGAGTTGGCCGCGCTGTTGCGCGCCGTGCTCGTTAAACTCCAGCGGATCGTTAAACTTCCCGCCTACAATTACATCCTTCATACCGCCCCCTTTGACACAGTCGTCAATGGCCACTATCACTGGCATATAGAGATTCTTCCGCGCACTTCGAACCTGGCAGGCTTTGAGTTGGGCACGGGCTGTTATATCAATGCGGTTTTGCCGGAGCAGGCTGCGGCCGAGCTCCGCAAAGCAGAGTAA